In the genome of Luteitalea pratensis, the window ATTCGTGATCGCCTTGGTCGGACTCGGTTTGGCGACGGGCTGCGCAAGCCCGGTTCGCATGGCCGTCGCGCCGGGGCCTCATGCGAGTTGCCGGGCCACCGAAGCCGTGTCGCCCGACGTGCCCGTCGCGTGGATTCGACCGGTCGAGGATGGCGAACGACGCGCCCTCGATGCGAGGTGCGCGCAGGTGGGCCGGCCGATCCTGCCGACGCCCACGCAGGACTCCCCGCGCGCGCAACGCGTGCTCGTCGCCACCTGGAACATGCATGACGGGCGCGGTGATGTCCTCTCGCTCGTCGACGCGCTCCGTCGCGGCGCTCCTGACCGACCCGCACCCGATGCCGTCGTGGTGCTGCTGCAGGAGGTTGTGAGATCGCTGCCGTCGGCAAGGGCTGCCACCACCGCCTCGATCGAGACCGATTCCACCGGTGTCCAGGACATCCCGTCCATCGTGAGCCGCCTCGGGTGGCACCTCGCCTACCTGCCTGGCAAGCGCAATCGGCTGCGTCCTGACGGCGCGATGGCTGCCGATCGTGGCGTCGCCATCCTGTCGTCGCTCCCGCTGACCGACCTGGAGGCCATCGAACTGCCGATCGAGCGGCAGCGGCGCGTGGCCCTGTCCGGGGTCGTACACGGCACGTCGGCGGACGGCCGTGCCTGGCGGCTGCGTGTCGTCAGCGTGCATCTCGAGAACCGGTCGGGCGCGCGCCGCTTCTGGGCCCGCGCCGGCGCCTCGCGCACCCGGCAGGCCGAGGCGCTTATCGGCGCGCTGGCGTTGTCGCCAACCGCCGGCACGTCAGCAGCCCTGCCCGCCCTCGTCGGCGGCGACTTCAACGTGTGGCTCGGCCCGCGGGAGGAGGCGCTGCGCCTGCTTCGCGACGCATTCGGCACATTTCCTTCCGAAGACACGCGCCCGACGATGCAGAATGCGTGGCGGCTCGATTACCTGTTCCCCCGGCTGCCCGGGACGGTGCAGACGACACACAGGCGTCTCGATGCGCTCTTCGGCTCGGACCACTATCCTGTCGTCGCGACACTGGATGTCGGCACGAACTGACCCCATCGCGCGACGCCCGACGGGCCTCGCTGGAGTGCACGCACATGAGACGACTGCAACACGGCATGCTGGCGATGATGGCCCTGCTGACGCTGGCGGTGGCGGGGAGGGCGCAGGCGCAACCCCAGGCGCCGCCCCTGGTCTCACCGGAGGTCCAGGGTGATGGCCGGGTCACGTTCCGCCTGAAGGCGCCGAACGCGCAGCAGGTATTCGTGTCGCGGTCCGGTGCGGAACGCCTCGCGATGACGCGCGACGATCAGGGCACGTGGTCGGTCACGACTGCGCCACTCGCACCCGATATCTACCAGTACACGTTCAACGTCGACGGCTCGGCCTTGATCGATCCGCTCAATGGGTGGGTCGCGCCGAACCTGCTCAACATGTCGAACATGGTGCGGGTGCCAGGGCCAGCCTCGAGCGCCGAAGCCGTGCCCTGGGACATGGCGGACGTGCCACGCGGACAGCTGCATCATCACTTCTACAAGTCGGCCCGCATCGGCGATCACCGCGACTACTACGTCTACACGCCTCCCGGCTACGATCCCCGTCGCCAGGAGCGGTATCCCGTGCTCTACCTGCTCCACGGCTTCAGCGACGACGCCAGCGGGTGGACGGCGGTCGGACAGGCACACGTCATTCTGGACAACCTGATCGCGGCGCGAAAGGTCGTGCCGATGCTCGTCGTCATGACCCTCGGCTACGGGACGCCAGAGATCGTGACGCGTGGTCCGCGTGCACCCCAGCTGCGACAGAAGAACATGGAGGGCTATCGTGATGCGCTGTTTGCCGAAGTCATCCCTGCCATCGAGCGCGACTACCACGCCGACGCGCGGCGCGAGCGACGTGCGATCGCAGGTCTCTCGATGGGCGGGGCCGAGAGCCTGTTCGTCGGCTTGAACGCCATCGATCGCTTCGCTTGGGTCGGCGCCTTCAGCTCCGGTGGCCTCGGCGAGCCGGCGACGTTCCCGCAGGTGTTCCCGGCGTTGACGAAAGACGAGGGCGCGCGCCTCAAGCTGCTCTGGATCGCGTGCGGGACCGAGGACAACCTGATCACGGCCAACCGGCAGATGCGTGCGTTCCTCTCCGAGCGCGGCATCGCACACGAGGCTGTCGAGACACCTGGTGCGCACACCTGGCTGGTGTGGCGGCGGAACCTCGCGGCGTTCACGCCCAAGTTGTTCCGCTGACACCGCAAGCGGTTACCACACGAGCTGCATAACGCCGGGCTGGCCGCCTCCGCCAAGGGCTTCGGCGCCCAAGGGACAGCCCGGCGCTGCCAACGACCATTCCCGATTCCCGTTTCTTTCCGTCGACCTGAGGTCGACGGCTGCGTCACGCCAGGAAACGTAGGCGTCGAGCTTGCTCGACGCTGACCATGTTCAACGTTCGACGTTCAGCGTCCGGTGTTCGTCCAGGCGTTACGCCGACCCCTGGACTCCCGCGACTCCTTGTGCTGCACATCGACGCGCATCCATGCAGGCCCGCGTTGGCGTTTGGGCGGGAGGAAGCCAGCGAGGCCGTTCAGCCCCGCTGGCGATGATGCAGAAACTACGTATGAGGAAGGACTCCCACGAATTCGTGGGAGTACACGTGACGGGGGCGGGCAGGACACCCGCATCCCGGACGTGTGGCGGGAGGGTTCGGGTGCCGCCACGCCTCGGCTGGCGCGGCGGCCAAGGGTCAGAGCTTTTCGCCCTGTGGCGGCAGGCTCACGTTGAGTGGCGTGATCTCGCCGGGCTCCACTGTCACCTCGGTCGAGAACGGCGCAAAGCCGGGCTTCC includes:
- a CDS encoding endonuclease/exonuclease/phosphatase family protein: MMRGFVIALVGLGLATGCASPVRMAVAPGPHASCRATEAVSPDVPVAWIRPVEDGERRALDARCAQVGRPILPTPTQDSPRAQRVLVATWNMHDGRGDVLSLVDALRRGAPDRPAPDAVVVLLQEVVRSLPSARAATTASIETDSTGVQDIPSIVSRLGWHLAYLPGKRNRLRPDGAMAADRGVAILSSLPLTDLEAIELPIERQRRVALSGVVHGTSADGRAWRLRVVSVHLENRSGARRFWARAGASRTRQAEALIGALALSPTAGTSAALPALVGGDFNVWLGPREEALRLLRDAFGTFPSEDTRPTMQNAWRLDYLFPRLPGTVQTTHRRLDALFGSDHYPVVATLDVGTN
- a CDS encoding alpha/beta hydrolase, with translation MRRLQHGMLAMMALLTLAVAGRAQAQPQAPPLVSPEVQGDGRVTFRLKAPNAQQVFVSRSGAERLAMTRDDQGTWSVTTAPLAPDIYQYTFNVDGSALIDPLNGWVAPNLLNMSNMVRVPGPASSAEAVPWDMADVPRGQLHHHFYKSARIGDHRDYYVYTPPGYDPRRQERYPVLYLLHGFSDDASGWTAVGQAHVILDNLIAARKVVPMLVVMTLGYGTPEIVTRGPRAPQLRQKNMEGYRDALFAEVIPAIERDYHADARRERRAIAGLSMGGAESLFVGLNAIDRFAWVGAFSSGGLGEPATFPQVFPALTKDEGARLKLLWIACGTEDNLITANRQMRAFLSERGIAHEAVETPGAHTWLVWRRNLAAFTPKLFR